In the Cydia amplana chromosome 14, ilCydAmpl1.1, whole genome shotgun sequence genome, one interval contains:
- the LOC134653832 gene encoding uncharacterized protein LOC134653832: MDTLNTILEAQKTLEVSFNKRFRELDEKLKTASPQTHPTISSLNKEVSTFREQMSAMLELLRQQILSIHRTVDAIETRHRRKNLLLSGVPEVAGEDVAATVTAICQNDLHLPEVTRSSILVCHRLGSGTNGRPRAVLVRFTSLLTRNAVWMKKTALKGSPVVISEFLTKQRQTVFMEARKHFGMRQVWTRDGTIHIKLTSGKKERLSSAEALQALIEKHPSNLQRAAPAVEVPEPAGPEASAPAVLSGVASSAATLEKRAKRGC, from the coding sequence ATGGACACATTGAACACCATCCTGGAGGCACAGAAGACCCTTGAGGTGTCATTCAATAAGCGGTTCCGTGAGCTGGATGAGAAATTAAAAACTGCATCGCCTCAAACTCATCCCACAATAAGCAGCCTTAACAAAGAGGTAAGCACCTTCAGGGAGCAAATGTCAGCCATGCTCGAGCTCCTCCGGCAACAGATCCTCAGCATTCACCGGACTGTTGATGCTATTGAGACGCGACACCGCCGTAAGAACTTGCTGCTCAGTGGGGTTCCAGAGGTTGCAGGTGAAGATGTTGCAGCGACTGTCACCGCTATCTGCCAAAATGATCTTCATCTGCCCGAGGTGACCCGTTCGTCCATCTTGGTTTGTCACAGGCTAGGATCTGGGACTAATGGCAGACCCAGAGCCGTCCTGGTCCGCTTCACTAGCCTCCTGACTCGCAATGCAGTTTGGATGAAGAAAACAGCCCTCAAAGGATCTCCGGTTGTCATATCTGAGTTTCTCACAAAGCAGCGACAAACTGTATTTATGGAGGCTCGCAAGCACTTCGGGATGCGCCAGGTGTGGACCAGAGATGGCACCATCCATATTAAGTTGACCAGCGGAAAGAAGGAGCGCCTGTCGTCGGCTGAGGCGCTTCAAGCGTTGATTGAAAAGCACCCCAGCAACCTGCAGCGTGCAGCCCCCGCGGTCGAGGTGCCTGAACCGGCGGGACCAGAAGCCTCCGCGCCGGCGGTGCTGTCCGGCGTGGCCTCTTCGGCCGCTACATTGGAGAAACGGGCCAAGCGCGGCTGCTAA